The following proteins are co-located in the Motilibacter rhizosphaerae genome:
- a CDS encoding SDR family oxidoreductase — protein sequence MSESTIRVAVVTGGSRGIGRAVVERLAREGYAVVVGYAGRKDAAEEVAGAVLAAGGRAISVQADVADEDQIIELFERAEREFGGVDVVVHAAGKLALSPVAELDLAEFDALHRTNVRGTFVVAKQALRRLRAGGALITFSTSVVGLALPGYGAYAASKGAVEALTRILANELRGRDITTNTVAPGPTATDLFLDGKDEQTIDRMAKQAPLERLGAPEDIAETIAFLASPAGHWVNGQVLRVNGGIV from the coding sequence ATGAGCGAGAGCACGATCCGCGTCGCCGTCGTCACCGGAGGGTCGCGGGGCATCGGCCGGGCTGTCGTCGAGCGCCTGGCGCGCGAGGGCTACGCCGTCGTAGTCGGGTACGCCGGCCGCAAGGACGCCGCCGAGGAGGTCGCCGGCGCGGTCCTCGCGGCGGGAGGTCGCGCGATCAGCGTGCAGGCCGACGTGGCCGACGAGGACCAGATCATCGAGCTGTTCGAGCGGGCCGAGCGGGAGTTCGGCGGAGTCGACGTCGTGGTCCACGCGGCGGGCAAGCTCGCCCTGTCGCCGGTGGCCGAGCTCGACCTCGCGGAGTTCGACGCGCTGCACCGCACCAACGTCCGCGGCACGTTCGTCGTCGCGAAGCAGGCCCTCCGTCGCCTGCGGGCCGGTGGCGCCCTCATCACGTTCTCGACGTCCGTGGTCGGGCTCGCGCTGCCGGGCTACGGCGCGTACGCGGCCAGCAAGGGAGCGGTCGAGGCGTTGACGCGGATCCTGGCGAACGAATTGCGTGGCAGGGACATCACCACCAACACCGTCGCCCCCGGACCGACAGCGACAGACCTCTTCCTCGACGGGAAGGACGAGCAGACGATCGACCGGATGGCGAAGCAGGCGCCCCTGGAGCGGCTCGGCGCGCCCGAGGACATCGCCGAGACCATCGCGTTCCTCGCTTCACCGGCCGGTCACTGGGTCAACGGCCAGGTGCTCCGGGTCAACGGCGGGATCGTCTGA
- a CDS encoding HNH endonuclease signature motif containing protein produces MCSSRGQLVEQAQACLAELAALDLSEVAAAELGPLLKELHATRAVLDAADAKVLEAFDARQAYQADFAVTAASWLRHHTHVGEADARSRVRVARALRSLPLAADALAEGWVSWQHVRRLAPVVGYLADTPDELPRLEKTLVDFARDNTADDLTRLVQAAAEAAGVGESAAEREQRRLAQRSFTTTTALDGWRHVTGLLSPELGDLLEQVLTGLAAPVPGIDGGPDARSAAQRRHDALADAIGLVADLDTVPEVNGSRPRLTLVADVATLRADDPAWGARSPLASVLTRSLGPAALELLTCDAVITPLLTTGLGVPLAEGRAKRFATSAQLKALKARDGGCIVPGCDRVRLEAHHTIPWSKGGLSDLSSYVLFCKRHHHIAHEDGWTVEPDPDRPGLFQLRPPDARPPIKACHIIDRDPGSTTPIW; encoded by the coding sequence ATGTGTTCGAGCCGCGGTCAGCTGGTGGAGCAGGCGCAAGCCTGCCTCGCCGAGCTCGCCGCGCTCGACCTGTCCGAAGTGGCTGCAGCCGAACTGGGGCCGCTGCTGAAGGAGCTGCACGCGACCCGCGCTGTGCTCGACGCGGCGGACGCGAAGGTGCTGGAGGCGTTCGACGCGCGGCAGGCGTACCAGGCGGACTTCGCGGTGACGGCGGCGTCGTGGCTGCGGCACCACACCCACGTCGGAGAGGCGGACGCGAGGTCCCGGGTACGCGTCGCGCGCGCCCTGCGCTCCCTGCCGCTAGCGGCGGACGCGCTGGCCGAGGGCTGGGTGTCCTGGCAGCACGTCCGCCGCCTCGCGCCGGTCGTCGGCTACCTCGCCGACACCCCGGACGAGCTGCCGCGGCTGGAGAAGACGCTCGTGGACTTCGCCCGCGACAACACCGCGGACGACCTGACCCGCCTGGTCCAGGCCGCGGCCGAAGCGGCCGGGGTGGGGGAGTCCGCGGCGGAGCGGGAGCAGCGCCGCCTCGCCCAGCGCTCCTTCACCACCACGACTGCGCTGGACGGGTGGCGGCACGTGACCGGCCTGCTCTCCCCCGAGCTCGGGGACCTGCTCGAGCAGGTCCTCACCGGGCTCGCCGCACCAGTCCCCGGGATCGACGGTGGCCCGGACGCGCGGTCCGCGGCGCAGCGCCGGCACGACGCTCTCGCCGACGCGATCGGCCTCGTCGCCGACCTCGACACCGTGCCCGAGGTCAACGGCTCCCGCCCGCGGCTCACCCTCGTCGCTGACGTGGCGACCCTCCGCGCCGACGACCCGGCGTGGGGAGCCCGCTCCCCGCTCGCCTCGGTCCTCACCCGCTCGCTCGGCCCAGCGGCGCTGGAGCTGCTCACCTGCGACGCGGTCATCACCCCGCTGCTCACCACCGGGCTCGGCGTCCCCCTCGCCGAGGGCCGCGCCAAGCGGTTCGCCACCAGCGCTCAACTGAAAGCGCTCAAAGCGCGGGACGGCGGGTGCATCGTCCCCGGCTGCGACCGGGTCCGCCTTGAAGCCCACCACACCATCCCGTGGTCGAAGGGCGGGCTGTCCGACCTGAGCAGCTACGTGCTGTTCTGCAAGAGACACCACCACATCGCCCACGAGGACGGCTGGACTGTCGAACCCGACCCCGACCGGCCCGGCCTCTTCCAGCTCAGACCACCCGACGCAAGACCACCCATCAAGGCGTGCCACATCATCGACCGCGACCCCGGCAGCACCACCCCGATCTGGTGA
- a CDS encoding glycoside hydrolase family 15 has protein sequence MERRARLVGALAAAALALTTAYAAEPRGMAAPVHLRSSGVAGSPGSVVVLGEDVPDGAQWVPGSSVLRTPAGGLVGGTIADVDAARAWLASGVVPGATPADRSTAERALLDLRLLTRPDGALLAGPEGAWAYVWPRDASFAAAAYAATGHVDDAARVLGFVAAQQRPDGTWAARVRPDGDVPDGRPDQLDATGWFPWAVWSAVASARRDGDTAAADDLERHLLPAVRRAVAAAEAQVDSRGVPAASQDYWEDRVLGPTLGTAAALSAGMHAAAALGVAPAAGLARRLDRRLALDWPGTSRYQHGEGGSDAAVAWLGAPFRPAPSSLASRLRVAQRRLTAPAGGLRPGSRFTAAHVSWTPETAAFALAWAASGSRDRAEGWLRWLEGVRTPLGSLPEKVSATGEPASVAPLAWTDAEVLLALVALDRGLPTPP, from the coding sequence GTGGAGCGTCGAGCACGGCTGGTGGGAGCCCTCGCTGCCGCCGCCCTGGCGCTGACCACGGCGTACGCCGCGGAGCCCCGGGGCATGGCGGCGCCCGTGCACCTGCGCAGCTCCGGCGTCGCCGGCAGCCCTGGCTCCGTGGTGGTCCTCGGTGAGGATGTCCCCGACGGCGCCCAGTGGGTCCCCGGCAGCAGCGTCCTGCGGACGCCCGCCGGTGGGCTCGTCGGTGGGACCATCGCCGACGTCGACGCCGCCCGAGCCTGGCTCGCCAGCGGTGTCGTGCCGGGCGCGACCCCCGCCGACCGCTCGACGGCCGAGCGCGCGCTGCTCGACCTGCGGCTGCTCACGCGCCCTGACGGTGCTCTGCTCGCCGGGCCCGAGGGCGCATGGGCGTACGTCTGGCCGCGTGACGCGTCCTTCGCCGCCGCCGCGTACGCCGCGACCGGCCACGTCGACGACGCCGCCCGGGTGCTCGGCTTCGTCGCGGCGCAGCAGCGCCCGGACGGGACGTGGGCGGCGCGCGTACGGCCGGACGGCGACGTGCCCGACGGCCGCCCGGACCAGCTCGACGCCACCGGCTGGTTCCCCTGGGCCGTGTGGTCCGCGGTCGCCAGCGCCCGGCGCGACGGCGACACGGCCGCGGCCGACGACCTCGAGCGGCACCTGCTCCCCGCCGTACGCCGCGCGGTCGCCGCCGCCGAGGCCCAGGTCGACAGCAGGGGCGTGCCGGCGGCCAGCCAGGACTACTGGGAGGACCGCGTCCTCGGCCCCACCCTCGGCACCGCAGCCGCGCTGTCGGCGGGCATGCACGCCGCCGCAGCGCTCGGCGTCGCCCCCGCCGCCGGGCTCGCCCGCCGGCTCGACCGCCGCCTCGCCCTGGACTGGCCGGGGACCTCGCGCTACCAGCACGGCGAGGGCGGCAGCGACGCCGCCGTCGCCTGGCTCGGTGCGCCGTTCCGGCCCGCGCCCTCGTCGCTGGCCTCGCGCCTGCGCGTCGCGCAGCGCCGGCTCACGGCGCCCGCGGGCGGACTGCGCCCGGGCTCGCGCTTCACCGCCGCCCACGTGTCCTGGACTCCCGAGACGGCCGCCTTCGCCCTCGCCTGGGCCGCCTCCGGCTCCCGCGACCGCGCGGAGGGCTGGCTGCGCTGGCTGGAGGGGGTGCGTACGCCGCTGGGGTCGCTGCCCGAGAAGGTCAGCGCCACAGGCGAGCCTGCCTCCGTCGCGCCCCTCGCGTGGACGGACGCGGAGGTCCTGCTGGCGCTGGTCGCCCTGGACCGCGGGCTGCCGACACCGCCGTGA
- a CDS encoding polysaccharide deacetylase family protein: MNRRDFLVGLGSSGAGVAAGAVGGYEGERYDPAVRHARDLASQAAFESTAHLGTARLIWSVPTEQDVVALTFDDGPHPSFTPRVLQALADAGMRATFNVMGWAALRYPELLRQTVAAGHEIGNHTWTHEDFAFTDLEATREQMLRGKDAIEQVTQVPLRFLRPPRGDINGAALHLAAELGYDVLLWSVARGPGDGPGTGSQVADHVLHDVRRGDVIAFHDGIGRGTFAPHSSLARGLVARREVEIRVLPQILSGLTARGLRAVTVSELLAVELPRVPRQRGASSG; this comes from the coding sequence GTGAACCGGCGCGACTTCCTCGTCGGCCTCGGCTCCTCCGGGGCGGGCGTCGCCGCGGGCGCGGTCGGCGGCTACGAGGGGGAGCGCTACGACCCCGCGGTGCGCCACGCGCGCGACCTGGCCTCCCAGGCGGCGTTCGAGAGCACCGCGCACCTCGGCACCGCGCGGCTCATCTGGTCGGTCCCGACCGAGCAGGACGTCGTGGCGCTGACGTTCGACGACGGGCCGCACCCGAGCTTCACTCCGCGTGTGCTCCAGGCGCTCGCCGACGCCGGCATGCGGGCGACCTTCAACGTCATGGGCTGGGCGGCGCTGCGCTACCCCGAGCTGCTGCGCCAGACGGTCGCGGCGGGCCACGAGATCGGCAACCACACGTGGACCCACGAGGACTTCGCCTTCACCGACCTGGAGGCCACGCGCGAGCAGATGCTGCGGGGCAAGGACGCCATCGAGCAGGTCACCCAGGTGCCGCTGCGCTTCCTGCGGCCGCCGCGCGGTGACATCAACGGCGCGGCCCTGCACCTGGCTGCGGAGCTCGGCTACGACGTGCTGCTCTGGTCGGTGGCGCGCGGCCCCGGCGACGGTCCTGGCACCGGGTCGCAGGTCGCTGACCACGTCCTGCACGACGTCCGCCGCGGGGACGTCATCGCGTTCCACGACGGCATCGGCCGGGGCACCTTCGCCCCGCACTCCAGCCTCGCGCGAGGCCTGGTCGCGCGCCGCGAGGTCGAGATCCGCGTGCTGCCCCAGATCCTCTCCGGGCTGACGGCGCGCGGGCTGCGTGCGGTCACCGTCAGCGAGCTGCTGGCGGTCGAGCTTCCCCGGGTTCCGCGGCAGCGCGGCGCGAGCAGCGGTTAG
- a CDS encoding HIT family protein — protein MAYIRGEGKPSGSGEDEACPFCRIPGQSDEDGLVVARGEHVYAVLNLYPYNAGHLLVVPYRHIADYTELLEGAETAEFSAFTKRCMTTVRAVSAAHGFNVGMNQGSVAGAGIAAHLHQHVVPRWGGDTNFMPVVARTRVLPQLLADTRALLAEAWGA, from the coding sequence ATGGCGTACATCCGCGGGGAGGGGAAGCCGTCCGGCTCGGGCGAGGACGAGGCGTGCCCGTTCTGCCGCATCCCCGGCCAGTCCGACGAGGACGGCCTGGTCGTCGCGCGCGGCGAGCACGTCTACGCGGTGCTCAACCTCTACCCCTACAACGCGGGGCACCTGCTGGTGGTGCCGTACCGCCACATCGCCGACTACACCGAGCTGCTCGAGGGCGCGGAGACCGCGGAGTTCTCGGCGTTCACCAAGCGCTGCATGACGACGGTGCGCGCCGTCAGCGCCGCCCACGGCTTCAACGTCGGCATGAACCAGGGCTCCGTCGCCGGTGCCGGGATCGCGGCGCACCTGCACCAGCACGTGGTGCCGCGCTGGGGCGGCGACACCAACTTCATGCCCGTGGTCGCGCGGACTCGGGTGCTGCCGCAGCTGCTGGCGGACACGCGCGCCCTGCTCGCGGAGGCGTGGGGCGCGTGA
- the thrS gene encoding threonine--tRNA ligase, whose protein sequence is MPNLRITVATPAERAEREVAEGTTAADVIGEDRAVVVARVNGVLRDLSHELADGDVVEPVRADEPDGRMVVRHSAAHVLAQAVQDAHPEAKLGIGPPVANGFYYDFDVAQPFTPEDLQALEKRMQAIQKEGQAFRRRVVTEDEARAELASEPYKLELIGLKGGGDSGESVEVGGGELTIYDNLKRDGSTAWKDLCRGPHVPTTRHIPAFALQRTAAAYWRGSEKNPQLQRIYGTAWESRDALKEHLAFLVEAEKRDHRRLGAELDLFSFPDEIGSGLAVFHPRGGIIRRVMEDYSRRRHEEAGYSFVNTPHLTKGKLFEVSGHLDWYAEGMYPPMELDEGQRYYLKPMNCPMHNLVFRARGRSYRELPLRLFEFGTVYRYEKSGVVQGLTRARGFTQDDAHIYCTLEQVPDELDSLLSFVLDLLRDYGLDDFYLELSTRDPEKSIGTDEVWAEATDALRVAAEKQGLELVLDEGGAAFYGPKISVQARDAIGRTWQMSTIQVDLNLPERFDLEYQAADGTRQRPVMIHRALFGSVERFFAVLLEHYAGAFPAWLAPVQVVGIPISDAHVGYLQDVAAKLRSQGVRVDVDASDDRMQKKIRTAQKQKVPYMLIAGDDDVAKGAVSFRYRSGEQNNGVPVDDAVAEIVAAIAERR, encoded by the coding sequence GTGCCGAACCTCCGCATCACCGTCGCGACCCCTGCCGAGCGGGCCGAGCGCGAGGTGGCGGAGGGGACGACCGCCGCGGACGTCATCGGCGAGGACCGCGCGGTCGTGGTGGCCCGGGTCAACGGCGTGCTGCGCGACCTCTCCCACGAGCTGGCCGACGGCGACGTGGTCGAGCCGGTGCGCGCTGACGAGCCCGACGGCCGCATGGTGGTGCGCCACTCGGCCGCCCACGTGCTCGCCCAGGCCGTGCAGGACGCGCACCCCGAGGCGAAGCTCGGCATCGGCCCGCCCGTGGCCAACGGGTTCTACTACGACTTCGACGTGGCGCAGCCGTTCACCCCGGAGGACCTGCAGGCACTGGAGAAGCGCATGCAGGCCATCCAGAAGGAGGGCCAGGCCTTCCGCCGCCGCGTGGTGACCGAGGACGAGGCGCGCGCGGAGCTGGCCTCGGAGCCGTACAAGCTCGAGCTCATCGGGCTCAAGGGCGGCGGCGACAGCGGCGAGTCCGTCGAGGTCGGCGGCGGCGAGCTGACGATCTACGACAACCTCAAGCGCGACGGCTCGACCGCGTGGAAGGACCTCTGCCGCGGCCCGCACGTCCCCACCACCCGGCACATCCCCGCCTTCGCGCTGCAGCGCACCGCGGCGGCCTACTGGCGCGGGAGCGAGAAGAACCCGCAGCTGCAGCGCATCTACGGGACCGCGTGGGAGTCGCGCGACGCGCTCAAGGAGCACCTCGCCTTCCTCGTCGAGGCGGAGAAGCGCGACCACCGCCGCCTGGGCGCCGAGCTCGACCTGTTCTCGTTCCCCGACGAGATCGGCTCGGGGCTCGCGGTCTTCCACCCCCGCGGCGGCATCATCCGCCGGGTGATGGAGGACTACTCCCGCCGGCGGCACGAGGAGGCGGGCTACTCCTTCGTCAACACCCCGCACCTGACCAAGGGCAAGCTGTTCGAGGTCTCGGGCCACCTCGACTGGTACGCCGAGGGCATGTACCCGCCCATGGAGCTCGACGAGGGCCAGCGCTACTACCTCAAGCCCATGAACTGCCCCATGCACAACCTGGTCTTCCGCGCCCGGGGCCGGTCCTACCGCGAGCTCCCGCTGCGGCTGTTCGAGTTCGGCACGGTCTACCGCTACGAGAAGTCCGGCGTCGTGCAGGGCCTCACCCGCGCCCGCGGCTTCACCCAGGACGACGCGCACATCTACTGCACCCTCGAGCAGGTCCCCGACGAGCTCGACTCGCTGCTGAGCTTCGTGCTGGACCTGCTGCGCGACTACGGCCTCGACGACTTCTACCTCGAGCTGTCCACGCGCGACCCGGAGAAGTCCATCGGCACCGACGAGGTCTGGGCCGAGGCCACCGACGCCCTGCGCGTCGCCGCCGAGAAGCAGGGCCTGGAGCTCGTCCTCGACGAGGGCGGCGCCGCGTTCTACGGACCGAAGATCTCCGTGCAGGCCAGGGACGCCATCGGCCGCACCTGGCAGATGTCGACCATCCAGGTCGACCTCAACCTGCCCGAGCGCTTCGACCTGGAGTACCAGGCGGCCGACGGCACCCGGCAGCGCCCGGTGATGATCCACCGCGCGCTCTTCGGCTCCGTCGAGCGGTTCTTCGCCGTGCTGCTCGAGCACTACGCGGGTGCGTTCCCCGCGTGGCTCGCGCCCGTGCAGGTCGTCGGCATCCCGATCAGCGACGCGCACGTGGGCTACCTGCAGGACGTGGCCGCGAAGCTCAGGTCCCAGGGCGTACGCGTCGACGTCGACGCGTCCGATGACCGGATGCAGAAGAAGATCCGGACCGCGCAGAAGCAGAAGGTGCCGTACATGCTCATCGCCGGCGACGACGACGTGGCCAAGGGTGCCGTGTCGTTCCGCTACCGCAGCGGCGAGCAGAACAACGGCGTCCCCGTCGACGACGCGGTCGCCGAGATCGTCGCCGCGATCGCCGAGCGGCGCTGA
- a CDS encoding PGPGW domain-containing protein, translating into MGDPERAEAGALAPAVLPTPTSPSMSRRQRYVLWRDRATQGSRWKRSAWRAVVTLVGLLLVGGGLALVPLPGPGWLVVILGLGVLSTEFVWAERLLGRLRALLDAWAAWVRGRSPLGRALVGAVGLVVLLGVAVVVLRLLGTPGWVPEAVPLVR; encoded by the coding sequence GTGGGGGATCCCGAGCGGGCCGAGGCCGGCGCTCTCGCGCCTGCGGTCCTGCCCACGCCGACATCCCCGTCGATGTCCCGGCGCCAACGGTACGTCCTCTGGCGCGACCGGGCCACGCAGGGGAGCCGGTGGAAGCGCTCGGCGTGGCGCGCGGTCGTCACGCTCGTCGGCCTGCTGCTCGTGGGCGGCGGGCTCGCGCTCGTCCCGCTGCCCGGGCCGGGCTGGCTCGTCGTCATCCTCGGGCTCGGCGTGCTCTCGACGGAGTTCGTCTGGGCCGAGCGGCTGCTCGGGCGCCTGCGCGCCCTCCTCGACGCGTGGGCCGCCTGGGTGCGGGGGCGCTCCCCGCTCGGCCGCGCGCTGGTCGGGGCGGTCGGGCTGGTGGTCCTGCTCGGGGTCGCCGTCGTCGTGCTGCGCCTGCTCGGCACCCCCGGCTGGGTGCCCGAGGCCGTCCCGCTCGTGCGCTAG
- a CDS encoding SsgA family sporulation/cell division regulator, giving the protein MKLSIRKGRKMDRRPTAQVTCDLEVRLVVPGETSLPVPVSLAYDSSDPYAVSARFRTGAHGVDWVFARELLSAGVNRPVGQGDVRVWPGAGPDDDEVVYIALSSPDGRALLEAPARELRDFVARTALVVPPGEESRHLDMDSTLAALLQA; this is encoded by the coding sequence ATGAAGCTGTCGATCCGGAAGGGCCGGAAGATGGACCGCCGTCCTACCGCTCAGGTGACCTGCGACCTCGAGGTGCGGCTCGTCGTGCCCGGGGAGACCTCGCTCCCCGTCCCCGTGAGCCTCGCCTACGACTCCTCCGACCCGTACGCCGTCTCCGCCCGGTTCCGCACCGGTGCGCACGGCGTCGACTGGGTGTTCGCCCGCGAGCTGCTCAGCGCCGGGGTGAACCGCCCGGTCGGGCAGGGCGACGTGCGCGTCTGGCCCGGCGCCGGCCCGGACGACGACGAGGTCGTCTACATCGCGCTCTCCTCCCCCGACGGCCGCGCCCTGCTCGAGGCCCCGGCCCGCGAGCTGCGCGACTTCGTCGCCCGCACGGCGCTCGTCGTGCCCCCCGGCGAGGAGAGCCGCCACCTCGACATGGACTCGACGCTCGCGGCGCTGCTCCAGGCCTGA
- a CDS encoding aminotransferase class IV: MGASSGVVVWLDGVVLPAEEARVGVLDHGFTVGDGVFETLAVRGGVPVSLTRHLARLARSAAALGLPEPEAAVVRSAVAELLGVVPSTGPHRLRITWTSGPGPLGSQRGDGPPTLLLALAPGGGTPDPVALATVPWVRNERSPLAGVKSTSYAENAVALAAAHAAGAGEAVLANTRGELCEGTGSNVLVAVGGRLLTPPLSSGCLAGVTREVLLDLGVVEEEVLAYDVLRTADEVLITSSTRDVLPAVRVDGREVAVGPLGRSAAAAYAARVAEEPDA, translated from the coding sequence ATGGGCGCCAGCAGCGGGGTCGTGGTGTGGCTCGACGGCGTGGTGCTGCCGGCGGAGGAGGCCCGCGTCGGGGTCCTCGACCACGGCTTCACCGTGGGCGACGGTGTCTTCGAGACGCTGGCCGTCCGCGGTGGCGTCCCGGTCTCGCTGACCCGCCACCTCGCCCGGCTCGCGCGCTCCGCCGCCGCGCTCGGCCTGCCCGAGCCGGAGGCTGCCGTGGTCCGCAGCGCCGTCGCCGAGCTGCTCGGTGTCGTGCCGAGCACCGGTCCGCACCGGCTGCGCATCACCTGGACCTCGGGGCCGGGCCCCCTGGGCTCGCAGCGCGGGGACGGGCCTCCCACGCTCCTCCTCGCCCTGGCCCCCGGAGGTGGGACCCCGGACCCCGTGGCACTGGCCACCGTCCCGTGGGTGCGCAACGAGCGCTCGCCGCTGGCCGGCGTCAAGAGCACGTCGTACGCCGAGAACGCCGTCGCGCTCGCGGCCGCGCACGCCGCGGGGGCCGGCGAGGCCGTGCTGGCGAACACCCGGGGCGAACTGTGCGAGGGGACGGGGTCGAACGTCCTCGTGGCCGTCGGTGGCCGGCTGCTCACCCCGCCGCTGTCGAGCGGGTGCCTCGCCGGCGTCACGCGCGAGGTGCTCCTCGACCTGGGCGTCGTCGAGGAGGAGGTGCTGGCGTACGACGTGCTGCGGACCGCGGACGAGGTGCTCATCACGTCGTCGACGCGCGACGTGCTCCCCGCCGTCCGGGTGGACGGCAGGGAGGTGGCGGTGGGGCCGCTGGGTCGGTCGGCTGCCGCCGCGTACGCCGCCCGGGTCGCGGAGGAGCCGGACGCGTAG
- a CDS encoding S9 family peptidase, with protein MRAAPPGTSGEVVVVEAVRDTVPEDVYASWSPAASPDGECVAFVSDRGGRPQVWVRSLRAVYPHLVQAPFPAVRAVTWSPDGEDLVLCVQVLDASRTELWAVPATGGEPRPLSTGRSATWSPGLRGPWAADGRLLATEVDEEGTATLLLVEVATGKRSELATGPLLALLDVSDDGRAALVRSGRRTSRHLELLDTASGERRVLDAGAGPGSSDTGCLSADATTAYAVSSRGREHSALVAHDLTGPERGSGPARVVAQRPADLDLAVLDAGTTEAVLVWNVHSGCSDLTVLELASGQAHPLDAPRDVVSEVDLLPAGGARDGGVLATCEGYADPRGVWLLTLDYGVAEPLSSDGAVVFGSPAASSGRAPLEQLAAPELRTYASTDGLEISGWFYAPTTGEGGAAVVYLHGGPEAQERPVYSSLFQSLAASGVAVFALNVRGSSGFGRTFSTADDLDGRWAAIDDVASAARFLVASGAAQPGRVAVMGRSYGGYLTLAALVAHPDLFAAGVDVCGMSDLLTFFRDTEPAIAAAAVSKYGDPDRDADLLRALSPMTSIDRLRAPLLVVHGAGDTNVPVGEARQVVAALAERAVPHRFLLFEGEGHELLATPNRVRFVREVVAWLTTHLAVEAAG; from the coding sequence GTGAGGGCTGCCCCTCCGGGCACCAGCGGGGAGGTCGTCGTCGTCGAGGCGGTGCGCGACACCGTCCCCGAGGACGTCTACGCGAGCTGGTCGCCCGCAGCCTCGCCCGACGGGGAGTGCGTCGCGTTCGTCTCCGACCGCGGGGGCCGCCCGCAGGTCTGGGTGCGCTCGCTGCGGGCGGTCTACCCGCACCTCGTGCAGGCGCCGTTCCCCGCCGTCCGCGCGGTGACGTGGAGCCCGGACGGCGAGGACCTCGTGCTCTGCGTCCAGGTGCTCGACGCCTCCCGGACCGAGCTGTGGGCGGTGCCGGCGACCGGGGGGGAGCCGCGCCCGCTCTCGACCGGCCGCTCCGCGACCTGGTCCCCGGGGCTCCGCGGCCCGTGGGCCGCCGACGGCCGGCTGCTCGCGACCGAGGTCGACGAGGAGGGGACCGCGACCCTGCTCCTCGTCGAGGTGGCGACGGGCAAGCGCAGCGAGCTGGCCACGGGCCCGCTGCTCGCGCTGCTCGACGTCAGCGACGACGGGCGCGCGGCGCTCGTCCGCAGCGGGCGCCGCACCTCGCGCCACCTCGAGCTGCTCGACACCGCGAGCGGCGAGCGCCGCGTCCTCGATGCCGGCGCCGGCCCCGGCAGCTCCGACACGGGCTGCCTGTCCGCCGACGCCACCACCGCGTACGCCGTGAGCAGCCGGGGCCGGGAGCACTCCGCGCTCGTCGCCCACGACCTGACGGGGCCGGAGCGGGGGAGCGGGCCCGCCCGCGTCGTCGCGCAGCGACCGGCGGACCTCGACCTCGCCGTCCTCGACGCGGGGACGACCGAGGCCGTGCTGGTGTGGAACGTGCACTCCGGCTGCTCGGACCTCACCGTCCTCGAGCTGGCCAGCGGCCAGGCCCACCCGCTCGACGCTCCGCGTGACGTCGTGAGCGAGGTCGACCTCCTGCCCGCGGGCGGGGCCCGCGACGGTGGCGTCCTCGCGACCTGCGAGGGCTACGCCGACCCGCGCGGGGTGTGGCTGCTCACGCTCGACTACGGCGTCGCCGAACCGCTCTCCAGCGACGGCGCGGTCGTCTTCGGCTCCCCGGCCGCCTCGAGCGGGCGCGCCCCGCTGGAGCAGCTGGCGGCGCCGGAGCTGCGGACCTACGCGAGCACCGACGGGCTCGAGATCAGCGGCTGGTTCTACGCGCCCACCACGGGCGAGGGGGGCGCGGCGGTCGTCTACCTGCACGGCGGCCCCGAGGCGCAGGAGCGCCCGGTCTACAGCTCGCTGTTCCAGTCGCTCGCGGCCTCCGGCGTCGCGGTCTTCGCGCTGAACGTCCGTGGCAGCAGCGGGTTCGGCCGCACCTTCAGCACGGCTGACGATCTCGACGGGCGGTGGGCGGCGATCGATGACGTCGCGTCCGCGGCGCGCTTCCTCGTGGCGTCCGGCGCCGCCCAGCCCGGGCGGGTCGCCGTCATGGGGCGGTCGTACGGCGGCTACCTCACGCTGGCGGCGCTGGTCGCGCACCCGGACCTGTTCGCCGCCGGGGTCGACGTCTGCGGGATGAGCGACCTGCTCACGTTCTTCCGCGACACCGAGCCCGCCATCGCCGCAGCCGCTGTCTCGAAGTACGGCGACCCCGACCGCGATGCCGACCTCCTGCGCGCGCTGTCGCCCATGACGTCCATCGACCGCCTGCGCGCACCGCTGCTGGTCGTGCACGGCGCGGGCGACACCAACGTCCCGGTCGGCGAGGCGAGGCAGGTCGTCGCGGCCTTGGCCGAACGTGCTGTCCCGCACCGGTTCCTGCTGTTCGAGGGGGAGGGGCACGAGCTCCTCGCGACGCCCAACAGGGTGCGCTTCGTGCGCGAGGTCGTCGCGTGGCTGACCACCCACCTTGCGGTGGAGGCCGCGGGCTGA